GGCTCGCGGACTACATGCTCGTGGGCGAACTCGCGCTCGACGGCTCGGTCCGTCCCGTGGCAGGCGCGCTCGCCATGGCCATCGCCGCGAAGGAACATCAGCGCCGCGGTATCCTGCTGCCCATCGAGAACGCGGAAGAGGCAGGCGTCGTGCGCGGCGTTGACGTCCTGCCGGTGAACACGCTGCGCGACGCCGAGGCCTTCCTCGCGGGCGAGACCGACTTGCGTCCGTATCAGACCGACGTCGCCCGCGTGTTCGCCGCGGCCGGCAACACGTACCCAGACCTCACCGAGGTCAAGGGTCAAGCGCACGTGAAGCGCGCGCTCACCGTCGCCGCCGCGGGCGGCCACAACCTGCTCATGCAGGGACCGCCCGGCACCGGCAAGACCATGCTCGCCTCGCGCCTGCCCGGCATCCTCCCGGACATGACCTTCGAGGAAGCCCTCGAAACGACTCGCGTCTACAGCGTCGCAGGGCATCTCGACGGCAAGCGCTCGCTCATTGTGCAGCGCCCGTTCCGCAGCCCGCACCATACCGCCACCACCGTGTCCATCGCGGGCGGCGGCGCGGGCCAGCAGCCCATGCCCGGCGAGGTCAGCCTCGCGCACAACGGCGTGCTCTTCCTCGACGAGTTCCCCGAATTCAACCGCGCCGCCCTCGAAGTGCTGCGCCAGCCGCTCGAAGAGGGCCTTGTCCATATCCGGCGCGCCAACTACGCTGTCACCTATCCGAGCCGGTTCATGCTCGTGGCCGCGATGAACCCCTGCCCCTGTGGCTGCCTCGGCGACCCGCACCGGTCATGCCGGTGCAGCGCCGGCACCGTCGAGCGCTACGTGGGCCGTATCTCCGGCCCGCTCCTCGACCGCATCGACATCCACGTCGACGTGCCCGCGCTCTCGTTCGACCAGTTGCTCGACCACCGGCCCAGCGGCCCGGCCACCACCGAAGTGCGCGCACAGGTCCAGGCCGCGCGCGAACGCCAGCGCGCCCGGTACAAGGGCCGGTTCACCTGCAACGCCCACCTCGACAGCAAGGCCATCCGCCAGCATTGCACGATGACCGACTCCGCCCGGCTCATGCTCGAATCCGCCCTCGAACAGCTCGGTCTCAGCGCGCGCGCCTACGACAAGGTGCTCCGCGTCGCACGGACCCTCGCCGACCTCGACGCCGCTTCCGCCATCGCCGAGAGCCATATCGGTGAAGCTGTTCAGTACCGCCCCCAGTACCGGAGCCGGGACGCAAGTTGAGAAACGGGGCCGGAG
The DNA window shown above is from Candidatus Hydrogenedentota bacterium and carries:
- a CDS encoding YifB family Mg chelatase-like AAA ATPase, with amino-acid sequence MLARVQSCAVFGIDAYPLAVEVDAVPGQNKIEVVGLPDAAVKESRDRVWSAIRNSGFRGPRGRVLVNLAPADMRKEGSALDLPIAMGILAATEQLAGERLADYMLVGELALDGSVRPVAGALAMAIAAKEHQRRGILLPIENAEEAGVVRGVDVLPVNTLRDAEAFLAGETDLRPYQTDVARVFAAAGNTYPDLTEVKGQAHVKRALTVAAAGGHNLLMQGPPGTGKTMLASRLPGILPDMTFEEALETTRVYSVAGHLDGKRSLIVQRPFRSPHHTATTVSIAGGGAGQQPMPGEVSLAHNGVLFLDEFPEFNRAALEVLRQPLEEGLVHIRRANYAVTYPSRFMLVAAMNPCPCGCLGDPHRSCRCSAGTVERYVGRISGPLLDRIDIHVDVPALSFDQLLDHRPSGPATTEVRAQVQAARERQRARYKGRFTCNAHLDSKAIRQHCTMTDSARLMLESALEQLGLSARAYDKVLRVARTLADLDAASAIAESHIGEAVQYRPQYRSRDAS